A single region of the Lotus japonicus ecotype B-129 chromosome 4, LjGifu_v1.2 genome encodes:
- the LOC130715831 gene encoding AP-4 complex subunit sigma → MGIRFVLMVNKQGQTRLAQYYEYLTIEERRALEGEIVRKCLARNEHQCSFVEHRNYKIVYRRYASLFFLVGVDADENELAILEFIHLLVETMDRHFGNVCELDIMFHLEKVHFMLEEMVMNGCIVETSKANILAPIQLMDKAS, encoded by the exons ATGGGGATCCGATTCGTATTAATGGTGAACAAGCAAGGTCAAACCCGTCTTGCCCAGTACTACGAATACCTCACTATTGAAGAAAGGCGAGCTCTTGAAGGCGAAATCGTTCGCAAATGCCTCGCCCGCAATGAGCACCAG TGTTCATTTGTTGAGCATCGCAACTACAAAATTGTATATAGGCGCTATGCATCTTTGTTTTTCCTGGTTGGAGTTGATGCGGATGAG AATGAACTTGCTATTTTGGAATTTATCCATCTCCTGGTTGAAACCATGGATAGACACTTTGGCAATGTG TGTGAGCTAGATATCATGTTTCATTTAGAAAAGGTACATTTTATGTTGGAGGAAATGGTCATGAATGGTTGTATTGTGGAGACAAGCAAAGCAAATATTCTGGCTCCTATTCAGCTGATGGATAAAGCATCTTAG